One Pullulanibacillus sp. KACC 23026 DNA segment encodes these proteins:
- the lgt gene encoding prolipoprotein diacylglyceryl transferase, with product MHKDLFNLFGYVVQTHAVISLLAIFLGYGVGLAMMKGTVYYKHLQEFILYGVVGAIIGARIWHVFVFQWPTYSQHPLQILEIWQGGISIEGAIVGGIVTLIIYTRIHKISFWEMADYSAPALILAQGIGRIACFMNGDAFGSPTHLKMGIVYPKGTIAYDYYGSQPLWPAEVWESQGNMILFCILFMIFIFYRHKLPKGLIVCLYVFLYFLERFILEYFRGDSPRYGALTGGQWSAIALMILAVLGAIFLFIRNKRKTPAV from the coding sequence ATGCACAAGGACTTGTTTAATTTATTTGGTTATGTGGTGCAGACCCATGCGGTGATCTCCCTCCTTGCCATCTTTTTGGGCTATGGGGTTGGACTAGCCATGATGAAAGGAACCGTTTATTACAAACACCTACAAGAATTTATCTTATATGGTGTTGTGGGTGCCATAATTGGAGCGCGTATTTGGCATGTGTTTGTCTTCCAATGGCCAACTTACTCCCAGCATCCGCTTCAAATCCTGGAGATTTGGCAAGGCGGTATCTCGATTGAGGGAGCTATTGTCGGAGGCATTGTGACTTTAATTATCTATACACGGATACATAAAATCAGTTTTTGGGAAATGGCCGATTATTCCGCACCCGCTTTGATTCTGGCACAGGGGATTGGACGTATTGCTTGTTTTATGAACGGAGATGCTTTTGGCAGTCCGACACATTTGAAGATGGGAATTGTATACCCTAAAGGCACGATTGCTTATGATTACTATGGAAGTCAGCCGCTCTGGCCGGCGGAGGTATGGGAAAGCCAAGGCAATATGATTCTATTTTGTATTTTATTTATGATTTTTATTTTCTACAGACATAAGCTTCCAAAAGGACTTATTGTTTGTCTATATGTCTTTCTTTATTTCCTTGAGCGTTTTATCCTTGAATACTTCAGAGGAGATTCACCAAGATATGGAGCTTTAACAGGTGGACAATGGTCTGCTATCGCTCTTATGATTCTTGCTGTGCTTGGAGCTATTTTCTTATTTATCCGAAACAAACGAAAAACACCGGCAGTTTAA
- a CDS encoding aldo/keto reductase: MKRTTLGQSGLEISVLGIGTNKVGGHNYYKDLSEQEGKDFVKRSIELGINFIDTADVYGHGRSEELIGEVLREIDTPRDAIVLATKGGVEWEKDRKNNKPAYLRQALEASLKRLNQDYVDLYYLHFPDEDTPISESVGELSRLKEEGKIRAIGVSNLNLDQLKEATQTADIAALQSGYNMFDRRVEADVLPFCAEKGISFIPYFPLASGLLGGRYKVTDPVPPGRDAAAFRTMVEKADQLKTVAQKLDVTLPNLALAWLLAQKGVDAVIPGGRRPEQVEGLLPAANLTLTAADLKEIEAILA; this comes from the coding sequence GTGAAGCGAACAACTCTTGGACAATCTGGACTTGAAATTTCTGTTCTTGGCATTGGGACAAATAAGGTCGGCGGGCATAATTATTACAAAGACCTAAGCGAACAAGAAGGAAAGGATTTCGTCAAACGATCAATTGAGCTCGGTATTAATTTCATCGACACAGCTGATGTGTACGGGCATGGCCGCTCTGAGGAATTAATTGGCGAAGTCTTGCGAGAGATTGATACACCGCGTGACGCTATTGTGCTGGCAACAAAAGGCGGTGTGGAGTGGGAAAAGGACCGCAAGAATAATAAGCCGGCCTATTTAAGACAAGCGCTTGAAGCCAGTTTAAAAAGATTAAACCAAGACTATGTGGACCTTTATTATTTGCATTTTCCTGATGAGGACACACCTATTTCAGAATCAGTGGGTGAGCTTAGCCGACTAAAGGAAGAAGGAAAGATAAGAGCCATTGGGGTTTCAAATCTTAACTTGGACCAATTAAAAGAAGCCACCCAAACAGCGGACATTGCGGCCCTTCAATCCGGCTATAATATGTTTGACCGTCGTGTGGAGGCGGATGTTCTGCCATTCTGTGCTGAGAAGGGAATTTCGTTTATTCCTTATTTCCCTTTAGCTTCTGGTCTCCTAGGCGGACGCTATAAAGTCACGGATCCTGTTCCTCCTGGCAGAGATGCTGCTGCTTTTCGAACCATGGTTGAAAAAGCTGATCAATTAAAGACGGTTGCTCAAAAGCTTGATGTCACCTTACCGAATCTCGCTCTTGCCTGGCTGCTTGCTCAAAAGGGGGTCGATGCTGTTATTCCTGGCGGACGCCGACCTGAACAAGTAGAAGGGCTGCTGCCTGCAGCAAACCTTACATTGACGGCTGCTGATCTTAAAGAAATTGAAGCCATTTTAGCCTAG